ttttctcttcctttccttcatagCCATatgtaaagacattttttttccttaattgcacatttcctttaattttcttgttaaaaggcaatacagaaaaaaatatttatttttatagctccTTTTTAGCCAATATTTTCAATTCCCTACTCTTTTATCAGCAGGCTcatttttctagctcttttaaaaattataatactttgAAAGGCAATTATGAATccttttgttaacattttgttaatcatctttcatttatttatttagctccatgttttttgttcgttttgttctttttatcagACGTATTTTTCTACAAGTGAGTCTCTTGCATTTTAAACTAGGTCTGTCTTTGACTTCAATTctaatatgaatttttttcccaataCATCTTTTGGTATGTgaattcattataaaataaaaatagaagttccTCCTCTTTTGGTACTTAAAAAATCAAGTAAGTCTATCATCTGCTATGATTTAATTAGAATGTAGTCACTccatttctctgtatttaaaaaattctttctagTGTAATACTCATCCATTTTAAATGTcaatgttattttgaaatataatttattatgccaaattgttttctatgCTTATTTCATCCACTAGATTGTAAACTCCTTGAAAAATAGGCTTCACTAATCTTCCTTTACCCACCACCTATTCATTTCCATAGCTCTTGTTGGCTCATAAGAATATAATCAATTATGGCATTTATTCATAtaatttctcattcatttctggtTTCCATACTGaggcacttgaaaaaaaatttttttaaagtaatctctaggcccaatgtggggccttgaactcacaaccccaagatcaagggttgcTTGCTCcactgactgacccagccaggtgcccctgcacttgaaaaaaatttacaaaacctattaaaattttctaaaacttaatttttaaaactctttttcaaATTTAAGTGGAACTGAGTGGGGGTGGGAGTAGTATTGGGAGTTATTAATCCAGGAAAGGAATTTTGGTCTCTTTTCTATCTGTGGACCTTAATATTCtctcaaaatagatgaaatatttCAGTGCACTCATTAGCTTGAACTAATGATTATATGAGACCTTTTCCCTTGtgggaagaaaaagtaaaaaagtacaAATCAGTTTATTGAAGATGGCTAACAATTctacaattaaatttaaaaatatataaaaactgctTATTTCTAAGCAGTTTAAACTAACTCATATATAAAGTTAATCAAAGTATCACATCTAATTGATATCATCAATTTTACTGCATGTTtgcttttgtaaattttttttttgcaatttcatATTCCTCCATTTTGTAGGCTAAGTAGAAAGTTTTATAataacttttcttcctttcttcctttcttttgctcaGACTGCATCCTCACCCTCTTGCTCtcccaaaggaagagaagaaccaACCAGTATCAATGGTGAATGGCGTTCGCAGAAGCAACATCAAGAACCAGCTTCACGCTCAGGAGAGAATGCTGTGCCTCCTCCTGGTAGTTTCCAGTGCTCTCTACACATTCAGAGAAACTTCTCTAGTAACAAACTGTAGAAATGATCCTTGAAAGTATggtctttgaaatttttatttttggtattatgTGTCTCCTGAGTATACATGGGGCAATTGCTACACATGGAGGGTGTCCATGTAATTTACTGTCTGAATTGGGGCAGTTTGGAGAATTAAAAGGTGGCACTACCAGTAATCACTTGAGGACAATGGGTGTGACCTGTGACTGTCCCCAGCACACCGGAATGTCTGGTCACCCTACAGTCAAGATTTTAGGGGAACACTTTTTCCCCTCAGGATTTTGTGTCCTAGAGAAGAAGGAATTTCTAGAATAGTATGGAAAAAAACcacttttatcttttctctgcctcttctcttaTACGTCCCCAGGAGAGGAGGAGTGATTTTGCTGATTGATGAGTTTGGGAGAAGAAATGGAGTGTGTAATCTCCGAGTATAACTACTGACAAAGCAACCAATATAATGCCTgatacttctaaaaataaagatttctccAGATGCTTGTTGCAGAAGTTTCtgacattatataaaataatatttttttttttgcttgataattctaattttaaatgtcCATATGGACTTTTGGAAAACTAAATTTAAGCACATCCCTCTCTTTACCACAGCTCCCTCTACTGtaaatcttttcatatgttcagGTAATATGTTCTTTAGGAAAGCTTTCCTATTTTTACACATCACCCAAAGATGCCTTCTCTGTTTCAGAGAATCCtctgtttatttaaatttaaatcgaACTCTTATCGTTTTGCATCCACTAGCTTTTTGATTTAGGTAATAAATCAGGTTTCATCTactttattttgtgtattattgAGCTACATTTATTAGtaatctaacatttttttttaaagattttattttttttaagtaatctctatacccaacgtggggctcaaacttacaactccaagatcaagagtcccatgccccaccgcctgagccagccaagcaccccataTTATtaacctaaatttttttttaagatttttttttatttatttgagagagggagtgagcgagcgagcaagagagagagaacaccagcgGGGGGAAGAgccaagagaaagggagaagcagactccccactaagaaGGGAGCCCGACCCCggggactccgggatcacaacccgagccaggcagatgcttaactgactgagccacccaggcgcccttttaatttaaattttaaaatttaacccaAATTGTACAGACCAAGTTGGGacgatttctttttctttttttgaagacttccctgcaaaagagGACAGCTTAAGTTTGTTACTTTTGAGCACTCTATAGATCTTTCTATGATACTGAATCTTTAATGTTAAAGACAGAATCAAAAGATACTAAAGCAAAactaaatattaacaaatatctATTTTTCAATTGCTTGCAAAAATGAGAATGGTTTAATAAATAATCATGAAAGATGCAGTACTATtccaaatataatatatattttaggttAGGAAACATCTACGATTGTTTACCACTATATTACGCCCCTCTCTTAAATCTCTCAAAACCAACCTTGCTGTTATTTCAGGACTAAAAGACACCAAGCTCCATGTACCTGACTATTTACTAGGACTCTGAATTGAGTGTCGGTCTCTTCCTTTAGCTCGTTAGGAATAAATTCAGTTGAGTACCCCGAAGTTGAGAGGCCTGTACCATTCAGACATTCCTCCTCCAGAAGGGATCCTCCCTCCACTCCCGCTGAAGGAGCTTGAGCGAGAGGTATCAAGAGGTCCCAGGGAGACTGCACTTGAGTCTGAGGAACAACACTGCCTTCACTCAATGGACTTCCTTATTAATCCCTTCATATTTTGAGGCCAGTCAACATCTAACTGCCTCAGCAAGTTGCCTTTTCTTGGTGTTCATCTTCCACAGCTCATCATCTTCCTTAAATACTGTGGTCCCTCGTCTTTAGGTACACTGTACTGTCCTCCCAATTCTCTcatgacttttgtttgtttgtttttctgttgttgaatattttctctcctttgattTTGAGGTGATCCTCAAAATTCTGTCTTCAGGTCTCATCTCTTTTCTGTAGATATTTCCCTCCTTTGTGTCAACCACCACCTCAACACAGAAGAATCCCAATTCTACACCTCTAGAAAAATTCCTAACTGCCTGCTAGATGTCACCACCTTGAGATCTCTACACCTCAAAAGGCAATGTCTGTTACCATTTGTAAgtgctttttgtctttcttcctctgtatCTTTCCTCTTGCCATTCCCTCCATCTGGAGTCTCTTTGCAATTTCAGCCTGTTCAAATTCTGCTGGTAAGTTAAGCCTTAAATATCGTCTCCAGCTCAAAGCTTatccagattttctttctttcttttttttaagcttttatttatttatttatttttatttatttatttttaaaaagattttatttatttgacagagagagacaaagcaagagagggaacacaagcagagggagtgtgagagggagaagcaggcttcccactgagcagggagcctgatgcagggctcaatcccaggaccctgggatcatgacctgagccgaaggcagatgcccaacgactgagccacccagcagcccctatttatttattttagagagagagagagagcatgtgtggtgAGGGCagagcggggagagagagagggacaagcagactccgcactgatcatggagcctgatgcggggctcaatcctaagaccctgagatcagcacctgagctgaaaccaagaatcagatgcttaactgactgcgccacccaggtgtcccttataCAGAGTTCCTTAACCACATTTGATGTCTTCATGTTTTAAACTCACTTGGCATTCCAGGCATATCTAACTTACAGAACTGGTTTTATTCCACATAATTTGTAGGTTATTTATATAATCATCTTATCCTTATACTATAGTTCATAAATTACTCCTACTATATACTCTATACATGTTAAGCAAATGTAGCTTTTCCCCCTCTGTGACTGAGCTGATTATCCTCACAAACCACCACCTGCCTGGTATGAATAAAGCACAGAAGTAAATGGCATATGTGACGTGACAttgtttttctaaagaaatgtaTGATGAGTAGGGTTATGCACATATTTTTCCTGATTTCACCCACCAGTGAGGATAAATGTTTCACATGTGAAATAATACAGCCAACCCCAGTGCTCTGAGATCCCTTATGTGGATGATCAACATTTCACTCTGGTTACCCTCTCCAATTTTTACCTTGTGGACTCctagaggaagggagaagaaagattCTCATTTAATCAGCACTTCACATCCCTTCTGCTCAAGCATCATCTGCTTTTACTTTGTGACCTATTGTCACAGTTTGCTCAAGGGTCTGGTCCCTGCCCTTTCCTGTGTGGCCACCAGTCTATCCAGACCACTACATACtgatccttttctctctcccctggtAGGTGAGAAGCTTGTCTGAATTCCACAAGAGAACTGTAGGTCCCTACAGCAGTAGAAAACAGTACTTTTTAGTAAGGGATGggggggctaggtagggagagacagCTTGGAGGTTTACgggatcaggctcacagaaatcccaataATGTGGAGGTGTAAGGAAACCAGAAATAGGGGAACACACCAGACCACTCTGACCTAGTTGTCGgcggtgggggtgtgtgtgtgtgtgtgtgtcttttttatgatagtcacctgtgaccaacaaagaataaccagaccctaaaaagaagtaagccattaaagatgtCATCACTAGTCCTACTCAAGCCATCACAAGAATGATAAGTCCACAAGCTCCCTGGCCAGTTCTAAATAAAAGACTGTCAGTGGAGGCCCGTGTCGGCAACCCTGTCTGGATCCCTCTCagtcctgagagctttttctgtgtccttgcttaataaaactctattGCTTTACTCACTCTGCTTTGTCCACGAGATTCATTCTTTaactccgtgagacaagaacctcacTCTCCCACCTCACTTTCTTCTATCTCACAGCTCTCATTTCCAGAGAGCTCCTGAAGGAAGGAGCCAAGGAGAGCTCAGGAGATGGCCAAGCCCAATCTCACACAGTCCTTGTACCTGTTCCCTCCAGTCTTTGGATTCTGGAGCTCAATCTATCTACCCCTCAAGACTATTATACCTTCTGGGGCGcatggctggttcagtcagaagagcattaGACTCCTGCTCTCGGGTCTTGAGTTCAAAACCCATGTTGGCCTAGCactcacagaaagaaaagaaagaaagaaagaaagaaaagaaagaaagaaagaaagaaagaaagaaagaaagaaagaaagaaagaaagaaaagaaggaaggaaggagggagggagggagggagggagggagggaaggaaggaaggaaggaaggaaggaaggaaggaaggaagaaaaaggaaagaaggaaggaaggaagagagaaagaaagaaagaaaaaagactactATACGCCCTTGTATTCCCCTCTAGGACTCTCCCTCCAGCCATCTCTTTCAGGGAGCCTGAATTCATCTGACTGAACTTAAAAATTAGAAGCCTATCTGCAGGGGAGATTCATGTTTTCTTCCACAGTCCTGGGTTTCATAAAGATCAGAAAACACATCTGGACTTCTACTCCAGTGTCCCTGTCTCTGATATTAAGCATCTGCTCCACCAGGAGCTCACAGAGAGCCTAGGTGTCTGGATTGCCTGATGGTACACTCTAATGGAACAGAGTCTCTGCCCACACAAACATGGATTTGCCTTTAGAGAAATCTCTGTAAAAGTGCACAGAAAAATATTACTTTGAGGGTAATGAGAATACAATCaatctgaatttttctttatatttttccatattcaGTACAATAaccattaattttataataagacagctgttttttaaaaagagaaaaagttagcACTTGTGTCCTTCTGCCTCGTATTTTAATTGGGGTGTATACTTCCCTGGCCTCCCCATTCCCATtctatgcacacacatatgtatacacaggCCCCCACACACATTAGCCTGAGCTTCTTGGGCATAAGAGACATTTTGAATCTACCTTTAACATCAAACATGGTGTTGTGAATGTCGTAAactgtcaaaattcatcaaattcaAGGGTTAGGAGCTCTATAAACCTTGCTGCAATGAACCAAATGtttttgtccccccaaaatttatacattaaaatctCAATCCTTAATGTGATGGTGTTAGTAGGTGGGACCTGCTAATTCATGGGTGGaactctcatgaatgggattagtgcccttataaaagtgCCCAGAGAGGTTTCTTACCTTCTTCTTGTCctgtgaggatacaatgagaagttTGCATTCCACAGCCTGGAAGAGGGACCTCGCTGCAACCTGAGGGTGTGatctgacttccagcctccagaactgtgagaaagaaatttctgtttacaaaccacctagtctgtggtattttgttattgcaGCCAGAACTCACTAAGCTATTTGGCTATAGCTGAGACATTATTGATCCTTTATATTAGTGAACTTTTACCAGGCATTTACAATTTTTTGCCTTAAGCATAATAATTTCACAGATTACGAATGTAATCTAGTCTCATGTCCAGAGGTGAGGGTGGGTTTTCCTAAGTAGGGTCTCGGAGACAagttccccccctttttttaaaatgttttaatttttttaaagtaatttttttaaaagtatttatttatttacttgagagagaaagagagagagagagagagagagggagaagcaggctccccgctgagctgggagccagatgtggggcttagtcccagggacctgggatcatgacctgagctgaaggcagacacttaaccgtgtgagccacccaggtgcccctttatttaaaatttatttgagagagagagagaaaaaaagtacagatgggagagggagaagcaggcttcccgcggaggagggagcccaatgtggggctcaatcccaggatcctgagatcatgacctgagccgaaggcagatgcttaaccaactgagccatccaggtatcCCGAGATAACTCCCTTCTTAATCTCTGGCCTCTCTTCCCCAGGTATTTTGGGAAGGTGGAGACAGCATGAGTCAGTAGATGCATTGCTATGTAGTAAAATAATAGCAAGGGTAGAGCAATCACAAGTCCATTTATTTGGGTTTCCAACAATCTATCTCAGTGAACATTAATAACTTTCCTTTGTAGCAGTCTTGCACAAGTTTTGAATCTTCTCTTTAATTATGTTTTCTAGCTGTTTCCTGCTGGTGAATAGAAATACATCTGACTTATATATTAATCTTCTATCCAGCTACCTGTTAAACTCTgctattttttcaattctttgtgGACATTTGTGAGTTTTCTACACAAGCAATAATATCTGAATATGGcagttttactttctcctttccaaGTATTAGGTCTGTAAAAGCAGGGGAGTgagtaaatggaattatactgtTGTAAGATTATTACATTTGTGAAGCATGAAGTGTAAAATGTCAAGTGGAAAGTGAGaattgaaaaatggaaaacagaaactgTCAGGTATAAAAGGTAAAGTGTGAATAGCAACAATATTGACAGTAAATGGACATTGATGAGTTAAGTAATCCTATTGTTAGTCATAGAACAAATATTAGCCACATAATAAAAAGAGATACAGCTAAGAAGGCAGTAGATAAAATGGaacgacaaaaaaaaaaaaaatcaagtaacccaaaagaaggaaagaaaggcatAACAGATtaacaaaaaagagaagatataaaatgaaaataagtagcAATATTAGAAACTTAATTAACTATACTGATAATTACATTATgtgcaaatggactaaatacaccaattaaaaggcagaaattgtcAGACTGAGTTAAAAAAGCAAGTCCCTACTCACTTCTGGGGAAATTATAAACCTTGTAAGCTTTTCAGAGAATTTTTgttacttccctttttttttgtacAGAAATTTACATAATTTGAATTTGATCTAGCTTGTCATTTCATTAGAAATTGGAAATATGGGTGAATCTGAGCAAAATACTGTATTGAATCAAATCTGCTTTGAtcactctttctcttccttttctttttagaaaactattattccttctctgagaaaagaaaaacctaaataaTCTgcaggtaaaaaaacaaaaacaaaaacacaaaacttatTCTGAATGCCTTCAATAGGGCTCCAATTTTCATGCAAACAAGACCCCAGCTTGAGAGAAAATTTCAtctttgcctggaatgccccATAACACATTGTAAGAGGCTCTATAGTATAGTTATGGAacttggtgttttttttaaaaaaattatttatttaaagtaatctctatacctaacctggggctcaaactcacgacctggagatcaagagtcaaatgctcctTCAAcagagctagccaggtgcccctaaaccttTGTTGGTTTAAAGTTGTAAATCCCAAAGAGATTTTTTAGTTGATCCTAAGTTAATAAAGCATTATCATAATAAACTTAGTGATTGGTCATTTTAtcatatgtaaaaaaatacatCTCTCTGGGAGACATCACAAGAGTTGCTATCATTGAGTGGAAAGAATAAAATCCCCAATCATATGTGAATTTGGActctatgtacacacacacacacacacacacacctatatttAGAACCATCTTAACAAGTTCACATTTCAACTGAAGAAAATGTATAACAAGAGCATGGTAAAACCACATCTTTCTCACCTTTGACACAGTTCTTGGAAGAACTGAAAAGGGGGACCACAGAACTCTGAATGCTTTTGGCAAAATGATGCCCTGTCCCCCTAATACCTCTCACTGCAAATATCTAAGATACCAATGACAAGTAGGTTATCATTGGAACCGATTATTTACCTCCCCTTAAAAGCCCATTAGAACTCATTCCATCATGCCTTGAGTGCATAAAACCCAAATTACCAGGTTATTTTTAGCACTTGTGTTTTCCTCTCTGTACCTTCTCATTGAGTCAAATTCACATCACTCCCTGACCTGGCAAACCTGTCCGTTACGTCCTCTGTAACTTAAAATCTGCAAGCAAGAAAATCCCTTAGATCATACAAATGATCCAGGTAGCTACACAGCTATTCTCTGCCAAGTCCAGACCTTAACCCACAGCTTTTATTGAGCCAGGGGCATGGAGGTGAACTCAAAGGGCAATTATCTAAAGTGGCACCACCTGGGCACCATAGGATCTCTATTAGTTATCCAAGGTGGCGCCTTCTGTGCACCACTTTAGGGAGTTCAAAACAAGTCTTCCCACATTCCAGTCAGGGCTTACATTAACTTCCATGCGGCCTGGAACACAAGCCCCAAGGGAGGTTGCTCAGTAGgcatgaacaagatggagggccaaagatggagtcaggGTCGTCAGCACTCCCACAGATCTGTTGAGCAAAAAACAAagcgtatgtatgtatgtgtatatatgtatgtatacaggTTATAAGTCAGAAAATTTAGATCTAGTTTTATATTCTGAATAATACAAATGgctagaaaatggaataaaatctcAGTAAGCATCAGAGGGAAAGaattaattgtatttaaaaattcatactgTTTAATAatgcataattttgtttttgtaatagaaggtaattataaaatgtatactgGGGACCAAGATAATGCCAAAGTCTTTACAAACTTAGGGTGCTATTTTGCCAGAGTTAACATATAATTTTGGTTGGTATCATTTCTTGcatttaatacattaaataaagACAGCAGGAACTACGCAAGAAGGAACGTATGACTCTCAAAAAGATACTGAGCTTAATTACATCAGAGAAAAATCTGTGATTcctttatgtaaaaaaatatgtacatgataaaataattttgatatataACTTCAATTTGACTGCTTTCGAGTGAGGTCTCATTGGCTGGAATGCATCATTTATTAGGCAGTCCTCATATTCTGGAAGATTCTTTGGCAGTTTTTAGTCAACTGACTATTCAGAAGGGATTTAAAGAGCCAAGATTCATTCGGGATTTAACTGGTGAAAATACAGTCCAATTTCTTGATGAGAAAACCATACAGTTAAAGAACTAACAGGTTTTTAGGCTTATTTATGTACCTGAGAGAAGACAGCACCAAATCCATCATCAACAGCAGGTAAATGCCatgtctgttttctgttttagcCTGTGCTAATTCCAAGGGTGATTGCTGTcttttacaaataaacaaaataaaacaaaacagataaacaagtGGACAAGCAAATCTTTGAGGACAGTGCATTTCAAATAGCAAGCAAAGTACTGCTTATTGCTgctattatttgttattttttattccagTTAATAGTTGTTAAAATGccattatttgttaattttcaaCAGGCCATGTTCTTGGTCACTTTTCCCGTCATCAAGAAGAAGATATGGCAATccattcatattcttttttcctaGTTTTCCTTACAACCAAAGTTTGGTCTGTACTGGATGGATTAGATCAATGTAGTCAGAATAATAGGAAATTAAAACCAGAACATCTTGCAGGTAGAGTTGGCATAGCTGAGAATTTGTGTGAAAACTTTTACTTTAGTTTTTATTCACTGgattttgttttcacatttccagtgtttgtttgtttttttttaaagcctcatttttcttttcttgttcaaaTGAAACTCTAAATTAGGCCTAGATATCAATAAACCtcataaatctaaaaaaaaaaaaggtctaccatttaaagaagagcttGAACACTACTGAGTTTACTTCATTTGCTACTCACTGTGTAGTATGTAGTATGAAACTAAAGGGACATTTGACTCCAtcatgtctaattttttttccctcttcttatttTTAAGGAGACTGCTGTAATGGTGAAAACTATAAGCCATGTGTAACCCGTGGGTGGCATGGGTAGGAGTACTGCTGCCCTTGATCAAGTTCACTCATTCAGTCCTCAAACCAGCACTGCTTCCAGTGATCAAGAACCAACCTTTCAGCATTTTCTGGGCTGCGCCAACAATGCAGTGTCAACATTTCTTCAATGTGGATTTGACTCTCCAGTTATTTAATATTATAGCAAATCCTTTGGAGACTCAGAGGGGATCAACAATTGTCATATTTTATCCAAATGAATTAGGGTATTATCCTTATTTCTCTCAAGATGGAAAACCCTTTAATGGAGGGATTCCTCAGAATATGAGTCTTTCTAAACACCTCAAGAAGACAGCTGATGACATTGCAAAAGTTGTCTCTTGGTGGAGATCAGAAGGTCTTGTCGTCATTGACTGGGAAAGCTGGAAACCCCAATGGGGTAGAAATTGGGGCAATAGACTAATCTATAGAAACTACTCCTTAGCCTTCACTAGAAACCGCCATCCTGACTggtcagaaatgaaagtgaataCAGTTGCCCAACAGGAGTTTGAAAATGCAGGAAGGAGTTTTATGCACACCACTCTCTCACTGGCTTTAGAAATGAGACCAAAGTGTTTATGGGGCTTTTATCTCTACCCAGACTGCTACAattatgattataaaataaaCCCACAGACGTACACAGGTAAATGCCCAAATGATGAAATTTTCCACAACGACCAACTCCAGTGGCTATGGGAAAAAAGCACAGCACTTTATACTTCAATATATTTGGATAAAATATTGAAGTCAAGtttaaatgctttgaaatttGTTCATTATCGAGTTAGGGAAGCCATGAGGATTGCTGAAATGGCTAGACATGACTATATTttgccagtttttattttttccaggccATTTTATTTGCATAGTATTGAAGCTTTGTCACAGGTAAGAAAAAATAGTCACTCacctaaaaatggaaatttagtaCAATGACTATATAAAATCTGTGAAAAAATGCTTTAGTATAATTATTTCCCCTTAATAATagaacactattttattttatttttagaacactattttattattaaaggtatatattttttcaaatgtcaagTCAGTTCTGAAACAGCATCACTGACAATTAGATGTTTACTTGGTTTTAAGATGATGATTCTTATTAGCTTAGCATTTTCAGGGGTTTCCCGCAAAAGAGTTGTCAAGCTTGAATTAAATGATGCAACAGATTAATTTTAACCCTGGAGAAATTTCAGAATCAGCTTTTTAATAGGAAAGAGTAGTAGCAATTTTTCAAAtctaaaaacatacaaaacaaagtTTGGGTAAATTATTAAGCAATTACAATTTTTGTTATAttgcattttcatgttttaactaagttcattgaaaaataacatcaattccattgattttatatatttaagagtctACAATGTGATCTAGTGGCTAGTGTCAAGGCTTTTAAAATGGTTTATGTACACAGATAGATACTGTCCTTAGACTTAACACAAAGTAGAAAGCACAAAGAGGTGGGAATGAGCTTGTTTGGAAGATAATGAGTTTGCAGACACGTGGAAGTATTCAAGCTTTAGCTAGATTGTTATTTAGATAGGAGATT
This genomic window from Halichoerus grypus chromosome 12, mHalGry1.hap1.1, whole genome shotgun sequence contains:
- the LOC118523869 gene encoding hyaluronidase-4-like — its product is MCNPWVAWVGVLLPLIKFTHSVLKPALLPVIKNQPFSIFWAAPTMQCQHFFNVDLTLQLFNIIANPLETQRGSTIVIFYPNELGYYPYFSQDGKPFNGGIPQNMSLSKHLKKTADDIAKVVSWWRSEGLVVIDWESWKPQWGRNWGNRLIYRNYSLAFTRNRHPDWSEMKVNTVAQQEFENAGRSFMHTTLSLALEMRPKCLWGFYLYPDCYNYDYKINPQTYTGKCPNDEIFHNDQLQWLWEKSTALYTSIYLDKILKSSLNALKFVHYRVREAMRIAEMARHDYILPVFIFSRPFYLHSIEALSQEDLVHTIGESAALGAAGIILWGGYEYSDSKETCLSVQKSIQGPLGHYAVNVTSAAKFCSQSLCNSNGRCIRKTPESSSYLHMPESSTKKYILSKSFRFIISPTSKLKTIRAMKNGFVCHCYYGWQGESCQQQSSDLLRGKSEAPMTHFNLSVFLSMTLSMILWNSVTPYFNVNFSLKY